Proteins co-encoded in one Myripristis murdjan chromosome 4, fMyrMur1.1, whole genome shotgun sequence genomic window:
- the barhl2 gene encoding barH-like 2 homeobox protein isoform X2, whose product MEGSSGSSFGIDTILSSATNSGNPVLMNGDFRLGDSRTADFRSQATPSPCSEIDTVGTAPSSPISVTMEHAADPHLVQDSLQHHHHHHNQPQSLPLSPQQQPLAGAGCAPRTATSSFLIKDILGDSKPLAACAPYSTSVSSPHHTPKPESATAPDGFRPKLEQDENRSKLDKRDDIQSEMKCNGTKEEGDREISSSRDSPPVRTKKPRKARTAFSDHQLNQLERSFERQKYLSVQDRMDLAAALNLTDTQVKTWYQNRRTKWKRQTAVGLELLAEAGNYSALQRMFPSPYFYHPSLLGTMDSTTAAAAAAAMYSSMYRTPSTPHPSLQRPLVPRVLIHGLGPGGQPALNPLSNPMPGTPHPR is encoded by the exons ATGGAAGGATCCAGTGGGTCGAGTTTTGGGATAGACACTATTTTATCAAGCGCTACTAACTCTGGTAACCCTGTGCTAATGAACGGAGATTTTCGGCTCGGCGACAGCAGGACAGCGGATTTCAGGAGCCAGGCAACCCCGTCACCATGCTCGGAAATAGACACTGTGGGAACAGCCCCCTCATCCCCCATCTCGGTCACCATGGAGCACGCCGCCGATCCGCATCTGGTCCAGGACAGCCTTcagcatcaccaccaccaccacaaccagcCGCAAAGTTTGCCGCTGTCGCCTCAGCAGCAGCCGCTTGCAGGGGCCGGCTGCGCCCCGAGGACTGCCACCTCTTCATTTTTAATCAAAGACATTTTAGGCGACAGTAAACCGCTGGCAGCCTGCGCACCTTACAGCACCAGTGTATCCTCACCCCATCACACACCAAAACCAGAAAGTGCCACGGCTCCGGACGGGTTCAGGCCCAAGTTGGAACAAGACGAAAACAGAAGCAAGTTGGACAAAAGAGATGACattcaaagtgaaatgaaatgcaatg GCACTAAAGAGGAGGGTGACCGGGAAATCTCCAGTAGCAGAGACAGTCCGCCGGTGCGCACGAAAAAACCTCGCAAAGCACGGACAGCCTTTTCCGACCACCAGCTCAACCAGCTCGAAAGGAGCTTTGAGCGACAAAAATACCTCAGTGTGCAGGACCGCATGGACCTGGCCGCAGCTCTCaacctgacagacacacaagtCAAGACCTGGTACCAAAACAGACG GACGAAGTGGAAGAGGCAAACCGCGGTCGGATTAGAGCTCCTGGCTGAAGCAGGAAACTACTCGGCCTTACAGAGAATGTTCCCGTCGCCCTATTTCTACCACCCCAGCTTGCTgggcaccatggacagcactaCGGCAGCCGCAGCGGCCGCAGCCATGTACAGCAGTATGTACCGGACTCCCTCAACGCCGCATCCCAGCCTCCAGAGACCCCTTGTCCCGAGGGTACTCATTCATGGCCTTGGGCCGGGGGGGCAGCCGGCACTAAACCCCCTGTCTAACCCCATGCCCGGCACACCGCATCCGCGATAA